A single region of the Neodiprion pinetum isolate iyNeoPine1 chromosome 5, iyNeoPine1.2, whole genome shotgun sequence genome encodes:
- the LOC124218978 gene encoding UPF0390 protein zgc136864: MAQGKLKVKAKLPASAKPKGGGNKNNNNNKGRPIQRRGNAPVRPKKAKFEEQNKLKKIISKTVNKAMEQELRQRALGGKQSLTKKEPASSSSGQKK, from the exons ATGGCTCAAGGAAAGTTGAAGGTTAAAGCAAAACTGCCAGCTTCCGCTAAGCCAAAGGGCGGCGGTAacaagaataataacaataacaaaggTCGACCGATACAGCGCAGAGGAA ATGCGCCGGTACGTCCAAAGAAAGCTAAATTCGAGGAACAGAATAAACTGAAGAAAATCATATCGAAAACGGTGAACAAAGCGATGGAACAAGAGTTGAGGCAAAGAGCACTCGGAGGTAAACAATCTCTGACAAAGAAAGAACCGGCTTCGTCGTCAAGCGGACAGAAAAAATAA